In Afipia sp. P52-10, the sequence ACCAACATACCGGCAACGAGCAAAAACGTCTGAACGATCCGCGGCCGCGTGCTCTTTGTGTTCGTCATGTAACCATCAGGAGGGCGGCCATTGTCGATTCGAATCGGATCATGGACTTCTCGACCGGGCCGTGCACTATCCTATGCGAAGATTGCCTTCAGAAATCATTGGATCGCGGATTCGGCACTCCGGGAATGGGCGCGCAACCGCGACGCGGAATAACGCTCACGCATGCTGACGGTTCCCCGCCGCCAGCGAAGAATCGTTCAAAACAAGGGACTGTCGCCAACCGCAGTTTGGAAGCCGGTCAGGACTTCACGTCGCCGGCGGCCAGGTACTGCTCCAGCCAGTGGATGTGATAGTCGCCGTCGATGATCCCAGCCTCGCGCACCAGCGCTCTGAACAGCGGCAGCGTCGTCTCGACGCCATCCACGACCATTTCGTCGAGCGCGCGGCGAAGCCGCATCAGGCATTCGGCGCGGGTCTTGCCGTGCACGATCAGCTTGCCGACCAGCGAGTCGTAATAGGGCGGGATCACATAGCCCTGATAGACTGCCGAATCGATCCGCACCCCCATGCCGCCGGGCGGATGGTAGTGAAGGATCTTGCCTGGCGAAGGGCGGAACGTTACCGGATTCTCGGCATTGACGCGGCATTCGATCGCATGACCGTTGAGAACGATTTCCGATTGCCGGGCCGGCAGTTCGCCGCCAGCGGCGACGCGGATCTGTTCGAGCACGAGGTCAATGCCCGTGATCATCTCGGTCACCGGATGCTCGACCTGAATGCGGGTGTTCATCTCGATGAAATAGAACTCGCCGTCCTCGTAGAGGAATTCGATGGTGCCGACGCCGAGATACTGTAATTCCTGCATCGCCTTGGCGACGGTCTCGCCGATCTTAGCGCGTGCCTTGGGATCGAGCGCGGGCGAGGGGCCTTCCTCCCAGACCTTCTGGTGACGCCGCTGCAGTGAGCAATCGCGCTCGCCGAGATGGATCGCGCCGCCACGGCCATCGCCGAGAACCTGGATTTCGATGTGGCGCGGCTTCTCCAGGTATTTTTCGAGATAGACCGCATCGTCGCCGAACGCGGCCTTGGCTTCGGTTCGTGCGGTCGAGAGCGCGAGCGCAAGATCGTCGGCGGTGCGTGCGACCTTCATGCCGCGACCGCCGCCGCCGGCCGCAGCCTTCACCAGCACCGGAAAGCCGATCTCCTTGGCGATCGCCATCGCGTCGTCGTCGGCGCCGACGCCGCCGTCGGAGCCCGGCACGACCGGAATACCGAGGCGCTTGGCGGTCTTCTTGGCCTCGATCTTGTCGCCCATGATGCGGATGTGCTCTGCCTTTGGGCCGATGAAATGCAGGTTGTGGTCGGCGAGGATATCGGCGAAGCGCGCGTTCTCCGACAGGAAGCCGTAACCCGGATGCACGGCGTCGGCGCCGGTGATCTCGCAGGCCGCCAGCAGCGCCGGAATGTTCAGATAGCTGTCCTTCGACGGCGGCGGCCCGATGCAGACGCTTTCGTCGGCGAGCCTGACATGCATCGCATCGGCATCGGCGGTGGNATGCACGGCGACGGTGGCGATGCCGAGCTCCTTGCAAGCGCGCAGCACGCGCAGAGCGATTTCTCCGCGATTGGCTATCAGGATTTTGTCGAACATCGCGGGCCTATTGTGCCTTCTTATTCGATGATCATCAGCGGCTCGCCGAACTCGACCGGCTGCCCGTCTTCGATCAGGATTTGCGTGACCGTGCCGGCGCGCGGCGCCGGAATCTGGTTCATGGTCTTCATCGCTTCGATGATCAGAAGCGTATCACCGGCGTTCACTTTGGAGCCGACGTCGACGAACGGCCGCGCGCCCGGTTCGGAGGCGATATAGGCGGTGCCGACCATCGGCGAGGGGACGATGCCGGGATGCTTGGCGAGGTCGGCGGCTGCCGCGGGCGCTGCCGCCGGGGCGACCGCGCTTGCCGCCGGCGTGGCGTAGACCGGGGCCTGTACGACCTGCGCAGTACGCGCGACGCGGACCCGAAGGCCTTCACGTTCCACTTCTATCTCGGTGAGATTGGTGCTGTCGAGCAGCGCGGCCAGATCGCGGATCAACTCGCGTTCATCGACAGGCTTCGCTGCCAGCGATTTCTCGGATGTATCTTTTGCCTTTGCGGCCATGCGTTCAATCCAGATTGTTCTCTGTGAGGCGTCTCAGGTTCGGGCCCCAGCTCTCAGGTGTTGGCTCTATAGATCTTGGCTCTCAGCTCTTGGCTTTCGCGCCGATCTTTGCGGCGAGTCCCATGATCGCCAGCCGGTATCCTTCGATGCCAAAGCCGGTCAGCGAGGCGAACGTGGCCTTGGCGATGAAGGAGTGATGGCGGAAGCTCTCGCGCGCGTAAACATTGCTGATGTGGACTTCCACAGCCGGGACCTGCACCGCCTTCAGCGCATCGTGAATGGCGACCGAGGTATGCGAGTAGCCGCCGCCATTGATGACGATACCTGCCGCCTTGTTGGCGCCGGCCTCGTGGATGACGTCAATCAACTCGCCCTCGCGGTTGGATTGGTGGCAGACGACCTCCATGCCGTAGCCGGCGGCAGTCCGCTGGCAGAGCGCCTCGACATCGGCCAGGGTATCGGACCCATAGGTCTCGGGTTCCCGGGTGCCGAGCAGGTTCAGGTTCGGCCCGTTCAGCACGTAGATTGTGTTGGATGCCATGGTCGTGGACGATGGTGTCTTGGGCGAGGGTGTAGCCATCCGGAAATCGGCCAGGGTTGTTCGCAGCCGCAGGTCTGCGGCGGTCAGCGGCCGTTTATAGGTAACCGGGCGGGTCAGGGGAAGCCCGCCGGGAGTGTTAATCCCTGCAAATCCTTCAATTGCTTTATGAAAAGCTCAGATCGGCCTGCCCTTTGGTGGTATTTTAGCGCCGATCCCGCCCTTGGTTCCAGGCCGGGAGGTCCGGCCGGAACCAGGAATTGCCGTCAGCAGGACGGTTTGCCGCAGCGTGCGGTCGCGATCTTCTCCTTGAGACCGGACAGACCGATGGCGCCGACCACCACCTGGTCGCCAATGACGTAGCTCGGTGTGCCGTTGAGCCCCATCTCCTCGGCGATCTTCAGATTCTCGGTGAGCGTGTCGCGCACCTCCGAACTCTTCATGTCTTTCTCGAGCCGCGCCATGTCGAGGCCGGCTTCCTTGGCGGCGGCGAGAGCTCGGGCGCCGTCGGCCTGACCGCGTCCGCCGAGCAGCTTCTGGTGGAAGTCGAGATACTTCTTGCCGCTCGGGTCCTGCATCCGCACGGCGATGGCGACCTGGGCGGCCTCCACCGATCCCTGGCCCAGCACTGGGAACTCCTTCAGCACGACGCGCAGCTTCGGATCGGCCTTCATCAGCTCGAACATGTCCGTCATCGCCCGCTTGCAGTAGCCGCAGTTGTAATCGAAGAACTCGACGAAATTGACGTCGCCTTTGGGATTGCCGACCACGACGCCGCGCGGCGAATTGAAGATGATGTCGGCGTGCTGTTTGACCGCGGCAACCTGCTTGGCAGCCTCCGCCTGGGCCTGACGCTTCGACAGCTCGGCGGAAACCTCCTCCAGCACTTCCGGATTGGAGAGAAGATAGTCGCGGACGATCTTCTGGATCTCGTTACGTTGCGGTTCGCTGAAGCTTTGCGCGGAGGCATTCGTGGCCACGCTCGCAAGAAGCGCGACGGCTGCGATGGCAGGGCTGAGGAAACGGAGCGAGAGCATCGGCAGTCCTTTGCGGCTACGAAGAAAGAGGGGCATTTTCCGGCAAGCTACCGTTTTTCGGTAACTTTGGTGTTCACAATGTCGTCGGCCTTCACCCAACCCGGCGAGCCGACGGCGAAGCGCGTTTTCGCGCGCGAGGCGAGGTCGCGGGCGGTCTTCATGTCGCCGCGCAGGTAGGCGGCCTGCGCCGAGGCAAGATCGGCCTCGGCGTAATTGCCCTTGCGGCCGTAGGCCATGGCGAGCTGGGTGTAGCCCAGCGGCGCCTCAGGCTCCCGCGCCAGCGCGCTGCGCAGGATGGCGATCGCCTCGTCGGCGTAGGCGGCGTTGTTAGAAGCGACCAATGCCTGGCCGAGCATCATCGCGATCAGCGGTGAGTTGCCGGACAGTTGCAGGGCGCGGCGCAACGGCGCGATCGCCTCATTCGGCCGGGCGCCTTCGAGCAGGGCCTGACCGCGCAGCTCGTGGAAGTAGGGATTGTTCGGCTGCACCTGCAGCAACGCATCGATCTGCGCGACTGCTTGGCGCAGGTCACCATGTTTGTAGCCGGCGATCGCACGCGCGTAGCGCGCAGGCAGGCTGTCGTTCGACATCGGATAGCGGCGCAGCACCGTGTCGGGCCGCTCCATGAAGCCGGAAATCTTCGCCCGCATCAAATCATGCCGCAGCTGCAGTGCCGGATCGTCCTTCTTGTCCCAGTAGGGGCTCGAACGAGCGAAGTCGGCCAGCGCTGCGACACGCTCGGCAGGCATCGGATGCGACTGGGCATAAGGGTCGGCGCCACGCGAGACGAACAGCAGTTGTTCGGAGAAGCGTTTGAAAGTCTCGTACATCCCCTTGGGCGACTGACCAGTATCATTCAGGAAGCGGACGGCAGCGCGGTCGGCGCTTTCCTCCTGCTGGCGCTGATAGGACAGCAGGTTGCGGCGGATCACCTCGCCCGGTGCGCTGAGGGCAGCGGCGCCGGCATTGGCAAGGCCGTTGTTGGAATTGCGGTTGCTGGCGGCGCCTGCCGCGATGGCGCCGAGGCCGAGGATGGTGGCGAGGATCATCTGCGTCTGTGCGCGGGCGAGCTGTTCGCGCAGCTTGGCGAGATGACCGCCGGCGATGTGGCCAGCCTCGTGCGCCAGCACGCCGATGATCTGGTTCGGAGTCTGCGACTCCATCAGCGCGCCGGAGTTCACGAAGATGCGGCGGCCGTCGATGACGAAGGCGTTGAAGGTGGAATCGTTAATGATGACGACCTGGACGTTCTGCTTGGCGAGGCCGGCGACACGCAGCAGCGGCTGGGTGTAATCGCGCAGCAGCTGTTCGATCTCGGCGTCGCGGATGATCGGCGGGCCGCTGGATTGGGCGCGAGCGGGCAGCGGCGCGACCACCAGTGCAGCCGCAGTGGCCAGCGCGATCGCCTGCCGGGTGGCGCGGCCAAGGCGGCTTAGGGGACGTGTCAGGGGCGATTTTTCAAGGGCAGAATCAGTCATGACAGCGTTCGTTGCAAAGCTCCAGCACCTGCCGTTTTCGAGACCGACCGGACCCGTCGGTCCCGCGGCAGGGACATCCGATACTTTGCAGAATTTGGCAATGCAGCCAATGTCTTGACGCGTGTGAATCTCGTCGCACCCAAGCGGCGGAATGAGGCAACATGGCGGCGTGCGGCCCCGTAGCGCGCCGTGGGCTTCAAGGTGTCGCAGCGATGTTCTAAGAGACGAGTAAGCCCTCGTCCCCGTCGCAACCCGCAGGCCTATGGTAATGCTCGACAATACGATCCGCGATCGCGTCCGAAACCTGATCACGCCCGCGCGGCGCAGCGAAGTTCCGCCATTCATGGTGATGGACGTGATGGCGGCCGCCGCCCGGATCGAGGCCGCTGGTGGCCATGTGATTCATCTCGAAGTCGGCCAGCCGGCGGAACCGGCGCCGCAGACTGCGATCGCCGCCGCACACGCAGCGCTCGATTCGGCGCGGATTGATTACACCTCCGCGCTAGGTATTCCGTCGCTGCGGGCGCGGATTTCCCGTCACTATCGCGACACTTACGAATGCGAGGTCGATCCGGAGCGGATCATCGTCACCACCGGGTCATCGGGCGGCTTCGTGCTTGCATTTCTGGCGATGTTCGAACCTGGCGACCGGGTTGCCGTCACCATACCGGGCTATCCGCCGTACCGGCATATTCTGAACGCACTCGGCTGCGAGCCGGTCCCGATCGAGACGTCGCACGAAGCGCGCCACGCGCTGTCGGCGGACGCGCTGCTTGCCGAACATCGGAAAAAGCCGCTGCAGGGCGCGCTGGTGGCGAGCCCAGCCAACCCGACCGGCACGATGATGACGCGCGAGGCCCTCAGCACGCTGATTGGCGCCGCCGAAGGCGAGGGCATCCGTTTCATCTCCGACGAGATCTATCATGGCCTCGATTACGCATTTCCTGCGGTGACCGCAGCGGCGTTGTCGGCGAATGCGCTCGTCATCAACTCGTTCTCGAAATACTTCTGCATGACCGGCTGGCGCGTCGGCTGGATCGTTGCACCGGAGCCGCTGGTGCGTCCGATCGAGCGGCTGCAACAGAACCTGTCGATCTCGGTGCCGACGCTGTCGCAGGTCGCAGCCGAAGCCGCCTTCGACGGTGGCGCCGAGATGGAGCGCATCAAGCACGGCTATCAGGAGAACCGGCGCATCCTGATCGAGGGATTGCCGGATGCGGGCCTCGACACGTTCCTTCCCGCCGATGGAGCATTCTATCTCTACGCCGACGTGTCAAAGTTCACCAACGATAGTCTCGACTTCACGAAGCGGATGCTGGAGGAGGCGCATGTGGCGGCGACCTCTGGCGTCGACTTCGATCCGGTTCATGGCCGCTCGTTCGTGCGTTTCTCCTACGCCCGCTCCGCGGATGACATGCGCGAGGCGGTGGTCCGCATCAAGCGTTGGCTGAAACGATAGGCGCGTACGGCAAGCGATGTCGGTGACGCAGAAGGCCGATCAACAAAAGAGGCCCGGTTCTTGAACCGGGCCTTTCGTATTCCGGGATGGAACTCGTCTCAGCTGCTTAGCTGCCGCCAAAACGGCGCGACCACCAGCCTGCGCGGCGCGGCGCTTCGGGGGCCGCGGTTTCAGTTGCAGGGGCGCCAGCAGCCGGCTCGCTCGGTGTCGGTTCGCTGACTGTGGGAGCAAGAGCGGACGGAGTGTCATCGCTGCTTGCGAACACCACTTTTTCTCGCACGGTCGAACGGCGGCGCGTCGGCTCGGTAGTCTCCGCAGCGGCTTCAGGCTTCGCGTCCGCGGTAGCGGGCGCCTCAGCGACGGGAGCTATTTCCGCCGGTGCGGCAGGCTGTGGATCGGCCGATGCCGACGCTGCGGTCTGCTCCGGTTCAGGGCGATCGAGATCGGCAACCGCCTCGCTCACCTCCGGCTCCGCAGTTTCCGTCAATTCGTCGGCGATGGCTGCGACCGAGCCTTCCTCATGCTCGCCATGCTCACCGCCACGCCGCCGCCGTCCGCCGCGTCGACCACGGCGCCGTCTGCGGCCGCTGCCATCTTCGGCGCGGCGCTCGTCATCGCGTTCGCCGGCCTCGTCGGAGTCGCCGGCGGTCTCGTCGCTGCCTTCGCCATCGTCGGCCGCTAGCGCAGCCACAGCCTCAGCGGGTACGGTCTCGTCGGTCTCGGTCTGGTTCTGTTCGCGATCGCGGCCACCCCGGCGCCGGCGGCGGCGCCGGCGACGGCGGCCATCGCCATCCCCGGTGTCTTCGCTGGCTTCGGCTGCCGCGAACTCGTCCGTGAACTCGTCGCTGGCCTCGGCGTCGGTGTCACTCTCGGCGAAATCGTCGTCGTCTTCTGCCTCGGCGACTGGCTGCTGTTTGGCAGTGTGCGCCTGTGCAGCCAACAGGGCCTTGGCGGCCTCGAGCGTGTGGACCTGCTCGCCGTGCTCGATGGCGAACGACTGCTGGCTCGCATCGGCGATCACAGAGATTGCGACCTTGAAGGCGGTCTCGAGATCGCGCAGGTGACCGCGCTTATGGTTCAGCACATAGAGCGCCACTTCGCTGCGGGTGCGGACCACCAGGTTGTGGGTGGCGCCCTTCATCAGGACCTCTTCAACGCTGCGCAGCAGTTGCAGCGCCACCGAGGATACCGAGCGCACGTGGCCAGTGCCGCCGCAATGCGGGCAGGGCTCGGTCGAGCTTTCGAGCACGCTGGCGCGGATGCGCTGGCGCGACATCTCAAGCAGGCCGAAATGCGAGATGCGGCCGACCTGGATGCGGGCGCGATCATGCTTCAGGCAGTCGCTGAGCTTGCGTTCGACCGCGCGGTTGTTCCGCTTCTCGTCCATGTCGATGAAGTCGATGACGATCAGGCCGGCGAGGTCGCGCAGGCGAAGCTGGCGGGCGATCTCTTCCGCGGCTTCCAGATTGGTCTTCAGCGCGGTGTCTTCGATGTGGTGCTCGCGGGTCGACCGGCCGGAGTTCACGTCGATCGAAACCAGCGCTTCGGTCTGGTTGATGACGATATAGCCGCCGGAGCGAAGCTGCACGGTGGGGGAGAACATTGCATCGAGCTGATGCTCGACGCCCATGCGCGAGAACAGCGGCTGGCCGTCGCGATAGGGCTTCACCGCCCGCGTCGCATTCGGCATCAGCATCTTCATGAAGTCGCGCGCTTCCTGATAGCCGTTATCACCGGCGACGATGACCTCGTCGATCTCCTTGTTGAACAGGTCACGGATCGAGCGCTTGATCAGCGATCCCTCCTCATAGACGAGGCTCGGTGCGCTCGACCGCAATGTCAGGTCGCGGACCTGTTCCCACATCCGCAGCAGATACTCAAAATCGCGCTTGATCTCGGGCTGAGTGCGGGCGGCTCCGGCGGTTCGCAGGATCACGCCCATGCCCTCGGGCACATCGAGGTCCTGCACAACTTCCTTCAGCCGATTGCGATCCTGCGCCGAGGTGATCTTGCGGCTGATGCCGCCGCC encodes:
- the accB gene encoding acetyl-CoA carboxylase biotin carboxyl carrier protein, with the translated sequence MAAKAKDTSEKSLAAKPVDERELIRDLAALLDSTNLTEIEVEREGLRVRVARTAQVVQAPVYATPAASAVAPAAAPAAAADLAKHPGIVPSPMVGTAYIASEPGARPFVDVGSKVNAGDTLLIIEAMKTMNQIPAPRAGTVTQILIEDGQPVEFGEPLMIIE
- a CDS encoding ribonuclease E/G — encoded protein: MPNKMLIDATHPEETRVVVVRGNRVEEFDFESAQRKQLRGNIYLAKVTRVEPSLQAAFVEYGGNRHGFLAFSEIHPDYYQIPVADRQALIEDEERAQREAEEEAENRPHRRRRHRNARRRGGDRVRSNVIEHADNSAAARVARAEANRYRYQPPIDPDAGETDITTAQPGYHDAIAPDEIAAPSDGPLSAHEISIDAVSDPATASGQVLPSPDAVHDGSVSSGDLADLLHDAPATAELMPADAPHGEDDDEDEDDETAEEEQVESVGGDDALEEVPERQFRPRRQYKIQEVIKRRQVMLIQVVKEERGNKGAALTTYLSLAGRYAVLMPNTARGGGISRKITSAQDRNRLKEVVQDLDVPEGMGVILRTAGAARTQPEIKRDFEYLLRMWEQVRDLTLRSSAPSLVYEEGSLIKRSIRDLFNKEIDEVIVAGDNGYQEARDFMKMLMPNATRAVKPYRDGQPLFSRMGVEHQLDAMFSPTVQLRSGGYIVINQTEALVSIDVNSGRSTREHHIEDTALKTNLEAAEEIARQLRLRDLAGLIVIDFIDMDEKRNNRAVERKLSDCLKHDRARIQVGRISHFGLLEMSRQRIRASVLESSTEPCPHCGGTGHVRSVSSVALQLLRSVEEVLMKGATHNLVVRTRSEVALYVLNHKRGHLRDLETAFKVAISVIADASQQSFAIEHGEQVHTLEAAKALLAAQAHTAKQQPVAEAEDDDDFAESDTDAEASDEFTDEFAAAEASEDTGDGDGRRRRRRRRRRGGRDREQNQTETDETVPAEAVAALAADDGEGSDETAGDSDEAGERDDERRAEDGSGRRRRRGRRGGRRRRGGEHGEHEEGSVAAIADELTETAEPEVSEAVADLDRPEPEQTAASASADPQPAAPAEIAPVAEAPATADAKPEAAAETTEPTRRRSTVREKVVFASSDDTPSALAPTVSEPTPSEPAAGAPATETAAPEAPRRAGWWSRRFGGS
- a CDS encoding M48 family metalloprotease, with the protein product MTDSALEKSPLTRPLSRLGRATRQAIALATAAALVVAPLPARAQSSGPPIIRDAEIEQLLRDYTQPLLRVAGLAKQNVQVVIINDSTFNAFVIDGRRIFVNSGALMESQTPNQIIGVLAHEAGHIAGGHLAKLREQLARAQTQMILATILGLGAIAAGAASNRNSNNGLANAGAAALSAPGEVIRRNLLSYQRQQEESADRAAVRFLNDTGQSPKGMYETFKRFSEQLLFVSRGADPYAQSHPMPAERVAALADFARSSPYWDKKDDPALQLRHDLMRAKISGFMERPDTVLRRYPMSNDSLPARYARAIAGYKHGDLRQAVAQIDALLQVQPNNPYFHELRGQALLEGARPNEAIAPLRRALQLSGNSPLIAMMLGQALVASNNAAYADEAIAILRSALAREPEAPLGYTQLAMAYGRKGNYAEADLASAQAAYLRGDMKTARDLASRAKTRFAVGSPGWVKADDIVNTKVTEKR
- the accC gene encoding acetyl-CoA carboxylase biotin carboxylase subunit, yielding MFDKILIANRGEIALRVLRACKELGIATVAVHXTADADAMHVRLADESVCIGPPPSKDSYLNIPALLAACEITGADAVHPGYGFLSENARFADILADHNLHFIGPKAEHIRIMGDKIEAKKTAKRLGIPVVPGSDGGVGADDDAMAIAKEIGFPVLVKAAAGGGGRGMKVARTADDLALALSTARTEAKAAFGDDAVYLEKYLEKPRHIEIQVLGDGRGGAIHLGERDCSLQRRHQKVWEEGPSPALDPKARAKIGETVAKAMQELQYLGVGTIEFLYEDGEFYFIEMNTRIQVEHPVTEMITGIDLVLEQIRVAAGGELPARQSEIVLNGHAIECRVNAENPVTFRPSPGKILHYHPPGGMGVRIDSAVYQGYVIPPYYDSLVGKLIVHGKTRAECLMRLRRALDEMVVDGVETTLPLFRALVREAGIIDGDYHIHWLEQYLAAGDVKS
- a CDS encoding pyridoxal phosphate-dependent aminotransferase, producing MLDNTIRDRVRNLITPARRSEVPPFMVMDVMAAAARIEAAGGHVIHLEVGQPAEPAPQTAIAAAHAALDSARIDYTSALGIPSLRARISRHYRDTYECEVDPERIIVTTGSSGGFVLAFLAMFEPGDRVAVTIPGYPPYRHILNALGCEPVPIETSHEARHALSADALLAEHRKKPLQGALVASPANPTGTMMTREALSTLIGAAEGEGIRFISDEIYHGLDYAFPAVTAAALSANALVINSFSKYFCMTGWRVGWIVAPEPLVRPIERLQQNLSISVPTLSQVAAEAAFDGGAEMERIKHGYQENRRILIEGLPDAGLDTFLPADGAFYLYADVSKFTNDSLDFTKRMLEEAHVAATSGVDFDPVHGRSFVRFSYARSADDMREAVVRIKRWLKR
- the aroQ gene encoding type II 3-dehydroquinate dehydratase, coding for MASNTIYVLNGPNLNLLGTREPETYGSDTLADVEALCQRTAAGYGMEVVCHQSNREGELIDVIHEAGANKAAGIVINGGGYSHTSVAIHDALKAVQVPAVEVHISNVYARESFRHHSFIAKATFASLTGFGIEGYRLAIMGLAAKIGAKAKS
- a CDS encoding DsbA family protein, which produces MLSLRFLSPAIAAVALLASVATNASAQSFSEPQRNEIQKIVRDYLLSNPEVLEEVSAELSKRQAQAEAAKQVAAVKQHADIIFNSPRGVVVGNPKGDVNFVEFFDYNCGYCKRAMTDMFELMKADPKLRVVLKEFPVLGQGSVEAAQVAIAVRMQDPSGKKYLDFHQKLLGGRGQADGARALAAAKEAGLDMARLEKDMKSSEVRDTLTENLKIAEEMGLNGTPSYVIGDQVVVGAIGLSGLKEKIATARCGKPSC